From Arachis stenosperma cultivar V10309 chromosome 2, arast.V10309.gnm1.PFL2, whole genome shotgun sequence, one genomic window encodes:
- the LOC130961673 gene encoding uncharacterized protein LOC130961673, producing the protein MAVNCSSAQISIKKYGSFLKHANKDLMPKQSYVPQKKGQQVGGALPLRITASSIKNKVYEDESQGIICYQDENGEIICEGYDEGPRYQHPFRPTCHPRDVEIMNLFLRQSGIQIVKGGEEINLNHGEVEGVISLKEDLNLNGFS; encoded by the exons ATGGCTGTTAACTGTTCTTCAGCTCAAATCTCAATTAAGAAGTATGGTTCATTTCTAAAACATGCAAACAAAGATTTGATGCCAAAACAAAGCTATGTCCCACAAAAGAAGGGGCAACAAGTTGGTGGTGCTCTACCATTGAGGATCACAGCATCATCCATCAAGAACAAG GTTTATGAGGATGAATCACAAGGCATAATTTGTTACCAAGATGAGAATGGAGAAATAATTTGTGAAGGGTATGATGAAGGACCTCGTTATCAACATCCTTTTAGGCCAACCTGTCATCCGAG gGATGTTGAAATTATGAATCTTTTTCTAAGACAAAGTGGAATTCAGATTGTTAAAGGAGGGGAAGAAATCAATCTCAATCATGGTGAAGTTGAAGGTGTTATTAGTCTAAAAGAAGATTTAAACTTGAATGGCTTTTCTTAG
- the LOC130961989 gene encoding 1-phosphatidylinositol-3-phosphate 5-kinase FAB1B-like yields the protein MDVVDKTFSDIVNVIKSWIPRRSEPANVSRDFWMPDQSCRVCYDCDSQFTLFNRRHHCRLCGRIFCNKCTANSIPAPVTSQINPWDEWEKIRVCNFCYKQWEQGVVAFNNNTQVSNLDCSATLSTLSSVSSKTSVTADSTNITLFSMPYSAGPYQQMQQGPCLNLHQSPMSGNDTDREVLSPPLGGRNDLAGDIGDPLQKQFEFPMNRSDDEDEYGVYQLDSEMRHYPQVNIYYGQAEFEGISNTDGSQKVHPDADNGNANLTSENGFDTQGLQRNTAVGKSEDEPYIYENEAPSSLYVSEDVDAEPVDFENNGLLWLPPEPEDAEDERETFFVDEDDEDNDGNGNAIGEWGYLRNSNSFGSGEHRHKDRTSEEQKKVMKNVVDGHFRALVAQLLQVENLPVEDNGENVWMEIITSLSWEAATLLKPDTSKSGGMDPAGNVKVKCIACGSRIESTVVKGVVCKKNVAHRRMTSKVDKPRLLILGGALEYQRVANLLSSVDTLLQQEMDHLKMAVAKIASHQPNILLVEKSVSRYAQEYLLAKDISLVLNVKRPLLERIARCTGTQIVPSIDHLSSPKLGYCEAFHVEKFVENLSSAAAQGGKKPMKTLMFFDGCPKPLGCTILLKGADEEELKKVKHVVQYAVFAAYHLALETSFLADEGVFFPEIPLNSLPLPNTTSTIQRSISTVPDFVAPSSEKSQGLESDTGPRRTKSVSSTESYLPNDDPCESLQSASCISHTTAFYSSIVASGNAIPGSYNEKILPSKYTNYSTQPLEEETPEVNNSLGIMNDPTVNGYGPAEKLDHGILADTMQNDLKQISTNRSTVLELSSEDVQPEKAGITNEEKVPEEEAFPPSPSDHQSILVSLSSRCVWKGTMCERSQLFRIKYYGSFDKPLGRFLRDHLFDQSFRCHSCEMPSEAHVYCYTHQQGTLTISVKKLPEILLPGEREGKIWMWHRCLRCPRINGFPSATQRIVMSDAAWGLSFGKFLELSFSNHAAASRVASCGHSLHRDCLRFYGFGNMVACFRYASIDVHSVYLPPHKLDFDYGSQDWIQKESDEMVKRAEVLFSEVLNGLSKIGEKRSRAELEGMLQREKLEFEEMLHKVLNQEKRKGQPEIDILEIYRLRRQLLFQSYMWDSRLITGVNLFKSSDETDLSSTSSEDKEIHDDENQISVTTTAGSRFKSVDSIDGDPKKLKRSPSVGGVGGGYVKDSQSVAFHRDIDMPKNTNHKKEDQPNLPISKSIYDPSEPLEPELRVRRAMSEGPMSLMSSLSDTLDAKWTGGDHSSAQPDSFLAEATTTSMLKEASTVGDHAEDQNANKSIFSSKGQDNMEDSSSWLAMPFLNFYRQFNKNLFSSTTKFDTLVDSNPVYVSSFWNLELLGGARMLLPIGVNDTVIPIYDDEPSSVIAYALTSPEYHSQLNDDVERPKDASDLGSSYFSESTTLQSYSSTDEIAFDLQKSFGSVEEMLLSMPSRNSLMLDPTLYSKTMHAKVSFGEDGPLGKVRYLVTCYYAKRFEALRRVCCPSEFDYIRSLSRCKKWKAQGGKSNVFFAKTLDDRFVIKQVTKTELESFIKFGPGYFKYLSESIGSGSPTCLAKILGIYQITSKHLKGGKESKMDVLVMENLLFRRTVTRLYDLKGSSRSRYNPDPNGRNKVLLDQNLIEAMPTSPIFVGNKAKRLLERAVWNDTGFLASVDVMDYSLLVGVDEEKHELVLGIIDFMRQYTWDKHLETWVKASGILGGPKNASPTIISPKQYKKRFRKAMTTYFLMLPDQWSPPAIVGSSSQSDLGEDYTQGRSSVE from the exons ATGGATGTAGTAGACAAGACATTTTCTGATATTGTCAACGTCATCAAATCATGGATTCCCAGGCGATCCGAACCAGCAAATGTGTCCAGGGATTTTTGGATGCCTGATCAGAGTTGTAGGGTATGCTACGATTGTGATTCCCAGTTCACCTTATTCAATCGAAGGCACCACTGTCGCCTTTGTGGACGAATTTTCTGTAACAAGTGTACTGCAAACTCAATTCCTGCTCCAGTTACCAGCCAGATCAATCCTTGGGATGAGTGGGAAAAGATTCGCGTATGCAATTTTTGTTACAAGCAATGGGAGCAAGGAGTAGTTGCTTTTAATAACAATACACAGGTTTCCAATCTGGATTGCAGTGCTACATTATCAACTTTGAGCTCGGTTAGCAGTAAAACCAGTGTTACTGCTGACAGTACTAACATTACTCTTTTCTCCATGCCTTATTCAGCCGGGCCTTATCAACAAATGCAACAGGGTCCGTGTCTGAACTTGCATCAGTCTCCTATGAGTGGAAACGACACTGATAGGGAAGTTTTATCACCTCCATTAGGGGGGAGAAATGATCTTGCAGGAGACATAGGGGATCCATTACAAAAGCAATTTGAATTCCCTATGAACAG GAGTGATGATGAGGATGAGTATGGTGTATATCAGTTAGACTCTGAGATGAGACATTATCCTCAGGTGAATATCTACTATGGACAGGCTGAGTTTGAAGGAATAAGCAACACTGATGGCTCGCAGAAAGTGCATCCTGATGCAGATAACGGTAATGCAAATCTCACTTCAGAGAACGGATTCGACACACAGGGTTTACAAAGAAACACAGCAGTTGGGAAGAGTGAGGATGAACCTTATATATATGAAAATGAAGCACCTTCCTCACTATATGTTTCAGAAGATGTTGATGCTGAACctgttgattttgaaaataatggaCTTCTCTGGCTCCCTCCTGAACCAGAAGATGCAGAAGACGAGCGAGAAACCTTTTTTgttgatgaagatgatgaagatAATGACGGGAATGGGAATGCAATTGGTGAGTGGGGATATTTGCGCAATTCAAACAGTTTTGGAAGTGGAGAGCATCGCCACAAGGATAGGACAAGTGAGGAGCAGAAGAAGGTAATGAAGAATGTAGTAGATGGACATTTTAGGGCATTGGTGGCTCAGCTGTTACAGGTCGAAAACCTACCTGTTGAAGACAATGGTGAAAACGTTTGGATGGAAATAATCACATCTCTCTCGTGGGAAGCTGCTACTTTATTGAAGCCAGATACTAGCAAAAGTGGAGGGATGGACCCAGCTGGTAATGTGAAAGTCAAATGCATTGCATGTGGCAGCCGCATTGAAAG TACGGTTGTTAAAGGAGTTGTTTGTAAGAAGAATGTGGCTCATCGTCGCATGACATCAAAAGTTGATAAACCTCGCTTGTTGATCCTTGGAGGGGCTCTTGAGTACCAGCGTGTTGCTAATCTGTTGTCTAGTGTAGATACCTTATTACAGCAG GAAATGGACCATCTGAAGATGGCAGTGGCAAAGATAGCCTCTCATCAACCAAATATCCTTTTGGTAGAGAAATCAGTCTCGAGATATGCACAGGAATATCTTCTTGCAAAAGACATATCTCTGGTACTTAATGTCAAGAGGCCACTTCTGGAGCGCATAGCACGTTGCACAGGCACTCAAATTGTGCCTTCAATTGATCATCTTTCATCACCAAAGTTGGGTTACTGTGAAGCTTTTCATGTTGAAAAGTTTGTTGAAAATCTTAGTAGTGCTGCTGCTCAAGGTGGTAaaaaaccaatgaaaacatTGATGTTTTTTGACGGCTGCCCAAAGCCATTGGGTTGCACA ATTTTACTTAAAGGTGCTGATGAGGAAGAATTGAAGAAGGTAAAGCATGTGGTTCAGTATGCAGTTTTTGCAGCTTACCATCTGGCTTTGGAGACATCTTTTCTTGCTGATGAAGGAGTCTTCTTCCCAGAAATTCCGCTTAACAGTCTGCCTCTTCCTAatacaacatcaaccattcagaGGTCAATCTCAACAGTTCCTGATTTCGTTGCTCCTAGCAGTGAAAAGTCTCAGGGGCTTGAATCCGACACTGGACCACGGAGAACTAAGAGTGTCAGCAGTACTGAATCCTATTTGCCTAATGATGATCCTTGTGAATCTTTGCAATCTGCATCATGTATCAGCCATACAACTGCCTTTTATTCTTCCATTGTCGCTTCTGGAAATGCAATTCCAGGTTCATACAATGAGAAAATTCTTCCTAGTAAATACACAAATTACTCCACACAACCCCTGGAGGAGGAAACTCCTGAAGTGAACAACTCTTTGGGAATCATGAATGATCCTACTGTAAATGGTTATGGACCTGCAGAGAAATTAGATCATGGTATTTTAGCTGACACTATGCAAAATGATCTCAAGCAAATCTCTACAAACCGATCAACTGTGTTAGAGTTATCTTCAGAAGATGTTCAACCTGAGAAGGCTGGAATCACAAATGAAGAGAAGGTTCCTGAGGAAGAAGCGTTTCCTCCATCACCCTCTGACCATCAAAGCATTTTGGTGTCTTTGTCATCTCGGTGCGTGTGGAAGGGAACTATGTGTGAGAGATCCCAGCTCTTTCGAATCAAATATTATGGCAGCTTTGATAAACCACTGGGTCGGTTTCTTCGGGACCATTTGTTTGATCAG AGTTTTCGATGCCATTCTTGTGAAATGCCATCGGAAGCACATGTGTATTGTTATACTCATCAACAGGGAACACTTACCATATCAGTCAAGAAACTACCAGAAATTCTCCTTCCTGGTGAAAGGGAGGGAAAGATTTGGATGTGGCATAGATGCTTGCGGTGTCCAAGAATCAATGGCTTTCCTTCTGCTACACAGAGAATAGTAATGTCTGATGCCGCATGGGGTTTATCATTTGGGAAATTTTTGGAGCTCAGTTTCTCGAACCATGCTGCAGCCAGCAGGGTTGCAAGCTGTGGTCATTCTTTACACAGAGATTGTCTACGTTTTTATGG ATTTGGGAATATGGTCGCTTGCTTTCGATATGCATCAATTGATGTTCACTCAGTCTACCTTCCCCCACACAAACTTGATTTTGATTATGGGAGTCAGGATTGGATACAAAAGGAATCAGATGAG ATGGTTAAACGGGCAGAGGTTTTATTCTCCGAGGTACTCAATGGTCTTAGCAAAATAGGCGAGAAGAGATCAAGGGCTGAACTGGAGGGAATGTTGCAAAGGGAAAAACTGGAATTTGAG GAAATGCTTCATAAGGTTTTGAACCAGGAAAAGAGAAAGGGCCAACCTGAGATTGACATTCTGGAAATTTATCGATTGCGGAGGCAGTTACTTTTCCAGTCATATATGTGGGATAGCCGCCTAATCACTGGGGTCAACTTATTCAAGTCTAGCGATGAAACTGATTTAAGCAGTACAAGTTCAGAGGATAAGGAAATACATGATGATGAAAATCAGATAAGCGTGACCACTACAGCAGGAAGCCGCTTCAAAAGTGTTGACTCTATTGATGGTGATCCAAAAAAGCTGAAAAGAAGCCCAAGTGTTGGAGGAGTAGGAGGGGGTTATGTAAAAGATTCCCAATCTGTTGCATTTCATCGAGATATCGACATGCCCAAAAATACCAATCATAAGAAAGAAGACCAGCCTAATCTTCCAATCAGCAAAAGCATATATGATCCATCTGAGCCCTTAGAACCTGAATTGCGTGTTCGCAGAGCAATGTCTGAAGGACCAATGTCTCTCATGTCTAGTTTGTCTGATACACTTGATGCAAAATGGACAGGTGGAGACCACTCTTCGGCACAGCCTGATTCATTTCTGGCAGAAGCTACCACAACTTCGATGCTGAAAGAAGCATCCACTGTTGGGGATCATGCCGAAGACCAGAATGCCAACAAGAGTATCTTTTCTTCTAAGGGTCAAGATAACATGGAAGACTCTTCAAGTTGGTTAGCAATGCCCTTCTTAAACTTCTATCGCCAGTTTAACAAGAATCTTTTTTCTAGTACAACAAAGTTTGATACACTAGTCGACAGCAATCCGGTTTATGTATCATCCTTCTGGAATCTGGAACTCCTAGGTGGTGCAAGGATGCTTCTGCCTATTGGTGTTAATGACACTGTCATTCcaatatatgatgatgaacccTCAAGTGTTATAGCTTATGCCTTGACGTCACCAGAATACCATTCCCAATTGAATGATGATGTAGAGCGACCGAAAGATGCGAGTGATTTAGGTTCATCATATTTTTCTGAATCAACCACCTTACAGTCATACTCTTCTACTGATGAAATAGCTTTTGATCTTCAAAAGAGTTTCGGGTCAGTAGAGGAGATGTTATTGTCAATGCCATCTCGTAACTCATTGATGCTAGACCCAACATTATATTCAAAGACGATGCATGCCAAAGTTTCTTTCGGAGAAGATGGTCCCCTCGGCAAAGTAAGATATTTGGTGACTTGTTATTATGCCAAGCGATTTGAAGCCTTAAGAAGGGTCTGCTGTCCTTCAGAGTTTGATTATATAAGATCTTTGAGTCGCTGTAAAAAATGGAAAGCTCAAGGTGGGAAGAGCAATGTATTCTTTGCAAAAACATTGGATGATCGATTTGTCATTAAACAAGTAACGAAAACTGAGCTTGAATCATTCATTAAATTCGGGCCTGGATACTTCAAATATCTTTCAGAATCCATTGGCTCAGGAAGTCCCACATGCCTCGCAAAGATTCTTGGCATATACCAG ATTACATCAAAGCATCTCAAAGGAGGGAaagaatcaaagatggatgTTTTGGTTATGGAGAATCTTCTGTTTAGGAGGACTGTGACGCGACTTTATGATCTCAAAGGATCTTCCAGGTCCCGGTACAATCCAGATCCTAACGGGAGGAACAAAGTTCTGCTAGACCAGAACTTGATCGAAGCAATGCCAACTTCTCCTATTTTCGTGGGAAACAAGGCAAAACGGTTGTTAGAGCGAGCCGTCTGGAATGATACCGGCTTTCTTGCA TCAGTTGATGTAATGGACTATTCGCTACTCGTCGGGGTGGATGAAGAGAAGCATGAGTTAGTTCTTGGGATCATTGATTTCATGAGACAGTATACATGGGACAAGCATCTTGAAACATGGGTAAAGGCTTCCGGCATCCTCGGAGGGCCAAAGAATGCATCTCCGACGATTATATCGCCAAAGCAGTACAAGAAAAGGTTCCGGAAAGCGATGACCACTTACTTTCTCATGCTTCCTGATCAGTGGTCACCTCCAGCCATAGTTGGAAGTTCATCACAGTCTGATTTAGGTGAAGATTACACTCAAGGTAGGTCCTCAGTTGAATGA